The Antarcticibacterium sp. 1MA-6-2 genome has a window encoding:
- a CDS encoding vancomycin high temperature exclusion protein, producing the protein MKKLKKILFFLLFSFLSGILVVIALNLYIYSSTNEKIYKTVEALPEANTVIILGASVHANGKLSPVLQDRVDTGFYLYRKGKVKQFLLTSDHRTDDYDEVSAMRNYLMKRGVPLKDISTDPAGLNTFESMHRSQNVFDVSNAVVVTQPFHLPRTIFIAQNLGLDYSGFPAASVEYKTEKKLIFREKLANFKAVYDVFIRNISSRTGNETKTISFIPKE; encoded by the coding sequence ATGAAAAAACTAAAAAAGATTTTATTTTTCCTTTTATTCTCATTCCTGTCGGGAATTCTGGTTGTTATTGCTTTAAATTTATATATCTACTCAAGTACCAATGAAAAGATATATAAAACGGTAGAAGCACTTCCAGAGGCTAACACAGTTATAATTTTAGGAGCCAGTGTTCACGCGAATGGAAAGCTCTCTCCTGTGTTACAGGATAGGGTTGACACGGGTTTTTATTTATATAGAAAGGGAAAAGTTAAACAATTTCTTCTTACTAGCGATCATAGGACAGATGATTATGACGAGGTTAGTGCAATGCGAAATTACCTGATGAAAAGAGGAGTACCCCTTAAAGATATTTCTACAGATCCTGCCGGGCTAAACACCTTTGAAAGCATGCATAGGTCTCAAAACGTTTTTGATGTTTCAAACGCGGTAGTCGTAACACAACCATTCCACCTTCCCCGCACTATATTCATTGCTCAAAATTTAGGTCTGGATTATTCCGGTTTTCCTGCTGCATCAGTTGAATATAAAACTGAAAAGAAACTTATTTTTCGGGAAAAACTCGCCAACTTTAAAGCTGTTTATGACGTATTCATTCGCAATATATCTTCCCGAACCGGGAATGAAACCAAAACTATTAGCTTTATCCCAAAAGAATAA
- a CDS encoding DUF4168 domain-containing protein, whose protein sequence is MKRKLSTLLVCAGLFSGTAVIAQVPQANQQQEQQVKVTDAELEKFAAAYQGIQVANQDAQKKMIAAVEEQDLKIETFNEIHQAKMQNKKVEASKEDQEKHAKAVETLDKLQPEIQAQMEKIITDAGLTVERFEQINTAMQSNPEILQRLQKIMSS, encoded by the coding sequence ATGAAAAGGAAATTGAGCACTCTATTGGTGTGTGCAGGCTTATTTTCGGGAACAGCTGTAATAGCCCAGGTACCGCAAGCGAACCAGCAACAGGAACAACAGGTAAAGGTTACAGATGCCGAACTGGAAAAATTTGCAGCTGCATACCAGGGTATACAGGTGGCAAATCAGGATGCGCAAAAGAAGATGATAGCCGCTGTGGAAGAACAAGACTTAAAAATTGAAACTTTTAATGAAATTCACCAGGCTAAGATGCAGAATAAAAAAGTGGAAGCTTCTAAAGAGGACCAGGAAAAACATGCAAAAGCGGTTGAAACCCTGGATAAACTCCAGCCTGAGATTCAGGCTCAAATGGAAAAAATTATTACCGATGCAGGACTTACAGTAGAACGTTTCGAACAAATCAATACTGCCATGCAATCCAATCCTGAAATCCTTCAAAGACTTCAAAAGATTATGTCCTCATAA
- a CDS encoding Cof-type HAD-IIB family hydrolase gives MIKLIVADMDGTLLNDKHELHPDFWEIEEALHKNDILFAVASGRQYYNLESNFKRIKDRMIFFAENGTHVVHQDKELYVNELDAEAAKKFIEIGRTLNGVQVVLCGKTSAYVENKDEKFISEIKKYYERLEFVEDLTTVEDTILKVTICEWKGVEENSYKSFKEFEQDYKVAVAARIFLDITSKTANKGNAIKKVQEKLKISPEETLVFGDYLNDLEMMQNASYSYAMKNAHPEILKAGKHSTKFDNNENGVLKTILELELIDFPVVK, from the coding sequence ATGATTAAATTGATAGTAGCCGATATGGACGGCACCTTATTAAATGACAAACACGAATTACATCCCGACTTTTGGGAGATAGAAGAGGCCCTCCACAAGAACGATATTCTTTTTGCTGTGGCTAGCGGGCGCCAATATTATAATCTTGAATCCAATTTTAAAAGGATCAAAGACAGAATGATATTCTTTGCTGAAAATGGTACTCACGTAGTTCATCAGGACAAAGAACTTTATGTAAATGAACTGGATGCTGAAGCAGCAAAGAAATTTATTGAAATAGGAAGAACCTTGAATGGTGTGCAGGTTGTGCTCTGCGGAAAAACCTCTGCTTATGTTGAAAATAAGGATGAGAAATTTATTTCAGAAATAAAAAAGTATTACGAGCGCCTGGAGTTTGTAGAAGACCTCACAACTGTTGAAGATACCATTTTAAAAGTGACCATCTGTGAATGGAAGGGTGTGGAAGAAAACAGTTACAAATCTTTTAAAGAGTTTGAACAGGATTATAAAGTTGCAGTTGCTGCGAGGATCTTTCTGGACATCACTTCAAAAACTGCTAATAAAGGAAATGCTATAAAAAAAGTACAGGAAAAATTGAAAATATCTCCTGAAGAAACCCTGGTTTTTGGTGATTATTTAAACGACCTTGAAATGATGCAAAATGCTTCCTACAGCTATGCTATGAAGAATGCTCATCCAGAAATTTTAAAGGCAGGTAAACATTCCACAAAATTTGATAACAATGAAAACGGAGTATTAAAAACTATCCTGGAACTAGAACTTATTGATTTTCCCGTGGTAAAATAG
- a CDS encoding cold-shock protein, translating into MNRGTVKFFNDTKGFGFITDEESNKEYFVHANGLVDDIRENDEVTFDLEEGRKGLNAVNVKQA; encoded by the coding sequence ATGAATAGAGGAACTGTGAAATTCTTTAACGATACTAAAGGATTTGGATTTATTACAGACGAAGAATCAAACAAAGAATATTTTGTACATGCAAATGGTCTTGTTGATGACATCAGAGAGAATGACGAAGTTACGTTTGATCTTGAAGAAGGAAGAAAAGGATTAAATGCAGTAAACGTAAAACAAGCTTAG
- a CDS encoding NAD(P)H-dependent oxidoreductase: MENIKALKWRYATKKFDSQKLLPKGKIEVLKNAFNLTATSYGLQPIKLVIIQNKELQEKLVKYSFNQKQVATASHVLVICIENKVDREFIERYFKRVHAIRATPADILQPFQNFLIGDFEKKHIDEISVWATNQAYLALGTLMTVCATEAIDACPMEGFEPKEYNDLLGLEDRNLESVLVLPVGYRAKDDMFSEFEKVRRPLSDVIIEL; the protein is encoded by the coding sequence ATGGAAAATATTAAAGCACTAAAGTGGCGTTATGCAACAAAAAAATTTGATAGTCAAAAACTTCTCCCAAAGGGAAAAATTGAGGTACTTAAAAATGCTTTTAATTTAACTGCTACTTCTTATGGGTTGCAACCTATTAAATTGGTTATTATTCAAAACAAAGAGTTGCAGGAGAAACTGGTGAAATATTCTTTTAACCAAAAACAGGTAGCTACGGCCTCACACGTTTTGGTGATTTGTATTGAGAACAAAGTTGACAGGGAATTCATAGAACGTTATTTTAAACGTGTACACGCAATCAGAGCTACCCCCGCCGATATTCTCCAACCCTTTCAAAATTTTCTTATTGGAGATTTTGAAAAAAAACATATTGATGAAATATCTGTATGGGCCACCAATCAGGCCTATCTTGCTCTGGGAACCTTAATGACAGTTTGTGCAACAGAGGCTATAGATGCCTGTCCCATGGAAGGTTTTGAACCCAAAGAATATAATGATCTTCTGGGGTTGGAAGACAGGAACCTTGAAAGCGTACTTGTGCTACCTGTGGGTTACAGGGCAAAAGATGATATGTTTTCAGAATTTGAAAAGGTGAGGCGCCCGCTTAGCGATGTAATTATTGAATTGTAA
- a CDS encoding phage holin family protein, with protein sequence MLQWLFHILLDAVVLLIAAKYMSKVELKGFKTAIIVALIIGVLSFLLSWILTAVLNIATLGLFYFIGLGFIIRIIVNAIIIEIADKLSKDFNTVGFLPSLWLAVILAIVSAILDAILF encoded by the coding sequence ATGTTACAATGGCTTTTTCACATCCTTCTTGATGCAGTTGTGTTGCTAATTGCTGCAAAATATATGTCCAAAGTTGAACTTAAGGGCTTTAAAACGGCCATTATAGTGGCACTTATTATTGGAGTTTTAAGTTTTCTGCTCAGCTGGATCCTTACTGCTGTTCTCAATATTGCAACTCTGGGGCTTTTCTATTTTATTGGACTTGGCTTTATAATTAGAATAATAGTCAATGCTATTATTATAGAAATTGCAGATAAACTAAGTAAAGATTTTAACACTGTTGGTTTTTTACCTTCCTTATGGCTGGCCGTTATACTAGCCATAGTTAGTGCTATCTTAGACGCAATCCTATTTTAA
- the ribB gene encoding 3,4-dihydroxy-2-butanone-4-phosphate synthase, with the protein MIVLHTIKEAIDDIREGKVIIVVDDIDRENEGDFLAAAEKVTPEIINFMATHGRGLICAPITEERCKELKLEMMVGNNTDPMETAFTISVDLKGKGVTTGISALDRAKTVKALIDPDVKPHDLGRPGHIFPLKAKEGGVLRRTGHTEAAIDFARLAGFQLTGVIVEIMNEDGSMARLPQLIEVANKFDLKIVSIEDLVAYRMQHDSLIEKMEDFDINTRFGTFRLRAYKQTTNNQVHIALTKGSWGPNQEILVRVNSTLVNNDMLGTLTNNPEKKLEDMFRAINEEGRGAIVFINQESQSLNLLKRLKELKERQKKGEMKAPPISMDNKDFGIGAQILHDLEIHKIRLLSNSGQTKRVGMIGYGLEITEYVPY; encoded by the coding sequence ATGATTGTTCTTCATACTATAAAAGAAGCTATAGATGATATACGTGAAGGAAAAGTTATTATAGTAGTAGATGATATTGATCGTGAAAATGAAGGAGATTTCCTCGCCGCAGCAGAAAAAGTAACTCCCGAAATAATTAATTTCATGGCCACACATGGCCGCGGGCTCATTTGTGCTCCCATTACTGAAGAACGTTGTAAGGAACTGAAGCTGGAAATGATGGTAGGAAACAATACAGATCCTATGGAAACTGCTTTTACAATTTCTGTTGACCTTAAGGGAAAAGGTGTAACAACGGGAATTTCAGCTTTAGACAGAGCGAAGACTGTAAAGGCTCTTATAGATCCAGATGTAAAACCCCATGACCTTGGTCGTCCTGGTCATATTTTTCCCCTTAAGGCCAAAGAAGGTGGTGTTTTAAGAAGGACCGGGCATACTGAAGCTGCAATAGATTTCGCCAGGCTTGCAGGTTTCCAGCTTACAGGTGTAATTGTAGAAATCATGAATGAAGACGGGAGCATGGCCCGACTACCTCAGCTAATAGAAGTCGCTAATAAATTCGACCTTAAAATAGTCTCTATTGAAGATCTGGTTGCATACAGGATGCAACACGATTCTCTTATAGAAAAGATGGAAGATTTTGACATTAACACCAGATTTGGCACTTTTAGGTTAAGGGCCTATAAACAAACTACAAATAATCAGGTTCACATTGCCCTTACCAAAGGATCCTGGGGACCTAACCAGGAAATTTTAGTACGGGTAAATTCTACCCTGGTAAATAATGATATGCTAGGAACCCTTACCAACAATCCTGAGAAAAAGCTGGAGGATATGTTCAGGGCAATTAATGAAGAAGGACGTGGGGCTATAGTATTTATTAATCAGGAAAGCCAGTCTTTGAATCTTTTAAAACGCCTCAAGGAATTAAAAGAGCGCCAGAAAAAAGGAGAAATGAAGGCACCACCTATTTCTATGGATAATAAAGATTTTGGAATAGGCGCACAAATCCTGCACGACCTCGAAATTCATAAAATACGTTTGTTATCAAATTCGGGACAAACGAAACGGGTGGGAATGATAGGTTACGGTTTGGAGATAACCGAATACGTTCCTTATTAA